The sequence ATCCTGAATCCATCCCTAACCacgaggtttatttttgtaattttcctttataTTTATGCCACAAATTTAGAGAGCCAACTCGAAACTAGTTTTATAACttgaactaaaaaaaataaataaaattgtaaaatggAGAATAATATAGTTAGTTATTATTTCAGTCTGATGTTTGgttaattttaaaactaaaaatcattttatatatatattcatcatAATTTTTGGGAAGAGAAGGATAAGGTACGGTCAAATTACTAATTGATATACCAAATAATTAAGATTTATGCTGTATAGATGAATAAAGTCTTTGGTTAATTACATCTTACTAGACATGGCAAAATCTTCGAGCGTTGCAAACAATATTGCAACACTGCATTTGATGGTATTTAAAGAGATTCATGCAGCATGTCTACTGACTAATAAAGTGATTAAGACACTACTTTTTGACTTACTATCTTTAATGTCCGTGTTTTAGATAAACGACTGTCGAATTATCAGAATCTCACAACTCGATCTGATAGACAGTGGTTCTTCGCCTAGAACAAAATCAAGAATATTGAACCCAGATAACCGAATGCAACATCTTTGCTCCCGTCATTAGATGCATCTTAAGGTTCAGCACGCATCTGGTAAATTACAAAAGCATTGGCATGGCGGTCGATTCTGAATCTGCACATTGTACAGAATGAAATTTTCCATGAGTAAAACAAATGTTCTATTTCTAAAGTAAGAAATATTGCAGTAAACACAACTCACATTTTTTGCAGAAAGCTTGGGGAGGAGTTTTAAATTCACGTTTGGTCTTTCGAACCACAACATGCATGTCGGAGCAAGCTCTCTATTCACATTAGACCAATAACAAAATTGTTCCTAGTATTTAACAACTCCAACACCCTGAGACTTCCCCGAAAGGAAATCTAAGTCCTTGAGTAACAGATTGAACTTTTTTGCCACGGCGAATCCCGCTTGCATTCCGTCAACTGCTGCACTCACTATTCCACCAGCATAACCTGCTCCTTCACCAATTGGGTAGAGCCCTCTCAAGGACAGACTTTCAAAAGTCTCACTGTTCCGTGGAATCTGAACAGGAGAGCTCGTTCTAGTCTAGAAGAAAGCACGACAACTCATCATAAGTTCTGAGCAATTGGTAAAAAGAAAAGTGATTGaaatgaaataaacaaaaataagagCAAATAGACAACATGGTAACAAATGAAATCAAATGCCAAATTGTTGTGGTGTTTTGGATGAGCAATGGaagaaaaacaaagtaagttGAGATACCTCTACTCCATGAAGAAGGGCCTTCTCAGATATAAATCCAGGCAACTGAAAATTAAAATGTGGAAAGAATTATAGCATAAGATTATTGGGTAATATCATAAGAAATATGCCgtaaatgaagaaaaaatctAACCTCTTTCTCAAATGTCAAGATTGAGTGCTGCAGTGCAGATGTGATGTGAGCAGGGTACAAGTCATGGAGATTGGCTGCTGTTACTCCTAACCGATAGCTCGATGGTGGCAAAGATGTTACTGACAACAACCAAGAAAGTCAAGGTGGCAGAAAATATCACACTAACAAAACAAGGAAAACCCAGCCAGTTGAAACATATGATAATTAAACATTTGTCAGATGAAATCATCTTTACCTGATAACTTGTTTTCCAGAAAATCGGTTACTGTCTGCGCTGGGACCACAAAGTCTCCTCCTCCCATTACAGCCGCTCTATGCTCAAATTCTCTCTAATTGaggagaaaaatatttttgatgATTAACAGAGGAATACAAATTTCATGTTGGAGAGTTCACAAGGTAAGTTTATCATAATGTTCTCAATAAATCATCTAATGGTTATCTCTGACTAACATATTGGAAAGCGTTAAGAAAACAGTATTGTTTCTTGTTTAACAGGTCAAATATTATCATGGCAGCATTAGGGAGCAAATATTTATTGAGAAGTAAGAATTGCAATACAAAAAATGTTAAGAAGAAATCATGAACATTAAGGTACAGTGCCAGAAGGAAAGCATACCTGGAATTCAACCCCAGCAAGTGGCCCTTTCAAATTTAATGCCTCAAAATCCTTTGTCGAGACAGTGACAACAAGAGCAGCATTCGCCCACTTAGAAGCACGACGAGAAAATGACATGCCATTGATGCAGATTTCTGATGGATTTGTACCAGTAAGAACAACCTGTTGTCACAAATCCAACTTTCTTCAGAACATTATCAGAAACGAAGATCTTGATTGAACATGCCAATAATATAATATGAGATCCATCCAATGCATACCCAGTGAAACTGCCAACTAGCAGTTCTAGACGGGCTCTGATTAGTGTAAATATAACAATCGAAAGAACTTGTTGATCAAACATTAAGTTCTACAGATTTTAGCCAAATCAAAATAGCAGCGGAGATGAAGATAACAAATTTGAGTTTTCCATGTATACAAAACTAAACAGGGAAGATTCGAAGGTCCAGTCAACACAATACTAATTTGCCAAACATAGTCAGAGAATAAGCATACCTGTCCCCCAGGGCACATGCAGAAGGAATAGCAATTACGACTTTCAGGTACAGAATTTGAAGATATGTTTACACCTTCTCCACCAATAGAACTAGCAATCTTGTAATCTGCTACAGGTACTTTCCCACGTCCTCTACAAACCTCTGAGGCCAAACCAGAATACTGCAGATTTGCAATAATTAAGTGGGACACAAGAGCTGAAAGTTGAATGACAATGTTGATTACATCCATTTTACACACTTTTTGATGAGCATAACAATGATAAATCTAGTgccctaaaaaataaaaaggagcTGAAGATTCAACCTGTATACTGTCTATTAGCTCTTGAGGATGCTCAATGCGCAAGCCAACCTGTTTAATCAAGCAAATTAATGCAAATATGAGAAGTACTGTAAACTAAAACATTAGGCCACTCAAGCTTAAGAGTCACTATAGAGAACATTAATAGAGGTCTGATCATCACATAAAAGGGGTCAACCACAATATAACTTGTGTACCAAAATGGACAGGCCAAAACTTGTGAAGTTAAAACTCATAATACAATTAAGATTGCCATTCAGGTCCCTACAAAACCAACAGAACTGCAACCATTGTGTATTGCATACATGCATTCAGTATACACACCATATCCATTTGAACAAAGGCACAGGCACTGATTAAGTGATCTACAGCCTCTACTACCAAACAAACACAAAGTTCTACACTACTCAAAATGATGCACAGCAGGTGAACATGCAGGCCTCTAGTTATGAAGCAGCGTTCTTGTCAATGAATAGAAGCCAGAGAAAATATTCCAAACTTACAGAAAAATCTTTTGGGACCAAGCCGATATTATGGGAAAGAAGCATTTGATATATATCTCGTGCAGAATGCCCTACAGCCAGAAGTACAGCATCATATTCCAATTTCTGGCCATCAAGCTGCATCCTGTCTTTTGAATTAGAAACTTTCACTCCCACAACATGTCCATTCTGTATCATTAAATCATCTACCCTTGTTCCAAACATTATAGAAACCTATGCATGTCAAAAAAGCAAGATTCAGAAGCAAATTGAGATGCCAGACAGATTTGGTGAAATAAATAA comes from Euphorbia lathyris chromosome 8, ddEupLath1.1, whole genome shotgun sequence and encodes:
- the LOC136203158 gene encoding uncharacterized protein; amino-acid sequence: MTILQSKQLYLSRSFLTPSFPSPFSQSLHILSAAKRTGKQRYPSEKRKLKLKHKKALSPVENKFEGIWRLSKLAVSVQNDPGKDFLGVSDGLLQEIAKAIEFPVASMLPPQAFTIVRKSFDARKMLKEPKFVYTVDLDPSKLISLEPRTREFISDLEPKVGAVEYKPEEDISGDLLSLIHDSQKVEEQIPAGGHGHKTCSSSVDTYKHTTTRKPKIAVVGSGPSGLFASLVLAELGADVTLIERGQPVEQRGRDIGALMVRRILESESNFCFGEGGAGTWSDGKLVTRIGRNSNSVLAVMKTLVHFGAPESILIDGKPHLGTDKLVPLLRDFRQHLQRIGVSIMFGTRVDDLMIQNGHVVGVKVSNSKDRMQLDGQKLEYDAVLLAVGHSARDIYQMLLSHNIGLVPKDFSVGLRIEHPQELIDSIQYSGLASEVCRGRGKVPVADYKIASSIGGEGVNISSNSVPESRNCYSFCMCPGGQVVLTGTNPSEICINGMSFSRRASKWANAALVVTVSTKDFEALNLKGPLAGVEFQREFEHRAAVMGGGDFVVPAQTVTDFLENKLSVTSLPPSSYRLGVTAANLHDLYPAHITSALQHSILTFEKELPGFISEKALLHGVETRTSSPVQIPRNSETFESLSLRGLYPIGEGAGYAGGIVSAAVDGMQAGFAVAKKFNLLLKDLDFLSGKSQGVGVVKY